A segment of the Bacteroidales bacterium genome:
ATATAACTCCTTAACCAATTCGTGATCTTGATCGTTAACTGTTTCTTCATTATCCCACTCAGGTAAAGTAGAAGTTTCAAGCACTTCGAAAATGAGCACTGAATGATGAGCTGTTAATGAACGACCAGATTCAGTAATAATATTTGGATGTGGGATGCCATTTTTATTGCTGGCATCAACAAACGTACTAATTGAGTCGTTCACATACTCCTGAATGGAGTAGTTAATGCTACTCTCGCTATTCGATGATTTTGTTCCATCATAATCAACACCTAAACCTCCACCAATATCAACGAATTCAACCTTAAATCCCATTTTCCAAAGTTGAACGTAAAAGTGTGAGGCTTCGCGAAGTGCAATCTTAATACGCCTAATTTTGGTTACTTGACTACCGATATGGAAATGTATAAGACGCAAACAATCATGCATTTTATTTTTATCGATGTAATCAAGAGCTTCCAGCAGCTCACTTGATGTTAAACCGAACTTACTAACATCACCACCGGAATCTTCCCATTTACCGCTACCAGAACTGGCAAGTTTTACCCTAATTCCAATATTGGGTTTAATTTTTAACCGTTTTGATATTGTATTAATGAGCTTTAGCTCATTTAATTTTTCAACAACAAGGAAAATGCGTTTACCCATTTTCTGGGCGAGTAGTGCTAGTTCAATATAGTCCTCATCCTTATAACCATTGCAAATAATTAACGATTCAGGATCCGTGTTGATTGCAATTACAGCATGCAACTCTGGTTTTGATCCTGCCTCAAGGCCAATATTGAATTTTTTCCCATGGCTCACAATCTCTTCAACCACAGGGCGCATTTGGTTTACCTTAATTGGGTATATGATAAAGTTTTGCGCTTTATAGTCGTACTCCTCAGCAGCTGATTTGAAACAGCTCGAAACGGAAATAATTCTATCATCGAGAATATCTGGAAATCGAATTAACATTGGTGCAGAAACATCGGAAAGCATTAACTCATCAAGGAGCTCCTTTAAATCAACGGAACATCCATTTTTTTGCGGAGTTACTGTAACGTTTCCTTTGTCATTAATAGAAAAGTAATCAACACCCCAACCATGAATATTATAAAGTTCTGCGGAGTCATCAATTTTCCATTTTCTCATGATTGCACTTGTGTTAAGGGTTAATGATTTTCTTTTTGAAAAATTATGCGAATATATTTAATGTTGAGAAATATTAAGCTATAATCATCAGCTCATTATGCCCTGATTTTAATTTATTTTTGTTTTGGAGGATTATTTGTTTCGATGATTCAGAAAAATGCCAGCAAATCTCACAAAATTCAACTGTATTGTGATTTTAAAAATGTATGTGTTTTGAGATTAGGCAAATTTGTATGAGGCTATTTCTTACTGAATCCCCAAATAGATAAATTAACATTTGATTCAACTTTTTTTTGTATGCTTTCAGGGAGATATTGATAAAAATCGAGATTGGTATAGTTTTCAACGCTATCAATCGGTACGGCAAATTGATATAATGGATCATCAACCTTTTTATTCGGAAATATAAAGCCAATCCCCTCATACGAAGAATTGTGGTATTCAACTATAACTTTATAGAAATGACCTGGGATTGTAACGCTATCGGGGCCAATTTTACCTATGTTATCATTAAAAACTGGGCCTGAGTATATTTTAACAGAATCGAATTCTACAGCCCATCCACGAACTTTCTCCTCAAGTTTCTTCCATGTTCCGCGGTTAAACGATGGAAACTGTGGACAGACATTACTAAAATAGAATGTTTCCTTCATTGCTACGCTCGACCAACTCATATCGGCTGCAGGAACCATGT
Coding sequences within it:
- the speA gene encoding biosynthetic arginine decarboxylase, which encodes MRKWKIDDSAELYNIHGWGVDYFSINDKGNVTVTPQKNGCSVDLKELLDELMLSDVSAPMLIRFPDILDDRIISVSSCFKSAAEEYDYKAQNFIIYPIKVNQMRPVVEEIVSHGKKFNIGLEAGSKPELHAVIAINTDPESLIICNGYKDEDYIELALLAQKMGKRIFLVVEKLNELKLINTISKRLKIKPNIGIRVKLASSGSGKWEDSGGDVSKFGLTSSELLEALDYIDKNKMHDCLRLIHFHIGSQVTKIRRIKIALREASHFYVQLWKMGFKVEFVDIGGGLGVDYDGTKSSNSESSINYSIQEYVNDSISTFVDASNKNGIPHPNIITESGRSLTAHHSVLIFEVLETSTLPEWDNEETVNDQDHELVKELYMLWDTLNQPRLLETWHDAQQIREEALDRFSLGLIDLKTRAQIERLFWSIAREVFQISNQTKHVPDDLRQLSKMLSDKYFCNFSLFQSLPDSWAIDQIFPIMPIHRLDEQPTRSATIQDITCDSDGKIDNFITTRNSAYNLPVHSLRGKEPYYMGVFLVGAYQEILGDLHNLFGDTNAVHVSVDENGYKIDQIIDGETVAEVLDYVQYNSKKMVRTVETWVTSSVKAGIITLEEGKEFLSNYRSGLYGYTYLE
- a CDS encoding DNA/RNA non-specific endonuclease, yielding MGKKILIFLLIIAVIGATVYFLTNRKSKPKMDSNKIMVQANLKQSEKYQVVKHKYYTLAYSQANDQPAWVCYSLKKENVGGKEPRTNKFTADPLISTKTDFNIDYKGSHYDKGHMVPAADMSWSSVAMKETFYFSNVCPQFPSFNRGTWKKLEEKVRGWAVEFDSVKIYSGPVFNDNIGKIGPDSVTIPGHFYKVIVEYHNSSYEGIGFIFPNKKVDDPLYQFAVPIDSVENYTNLDFYQYLPESIQKKVESNVNLSIWGFSKK